gataaGGCACGGCAGAGGAGGCACCGATGAGAGGCACTTCTGGATCCGAGCAGCTGgtggggacggggggggggtCCGGGACCACCTCAGGGCCCCCCAAAGATCATGGGGTCCCCTCAGATCTTCTTCCGCTGGGGCCGCACCCTAGGGAAGAGCTAGGGGGGTGCAGGGTGTCAGAAGGAGGggaaccccccaaaagcccaacagccatgggtgctgtgggacCCTCCAGGGGCTGTGGGACCCCCCGAgatctgtgggtgctgtggggtggccATGAGGGCTATGGGTCCCCCCAAGATCTATGGGTGCTGTGTGGTGGCTATGGGACCCCCCGAgatctgtgggtgctgtggggtggccATGAGGGCTGAGGGACCCCCTGagatctgtgggtgctgaggggtggCTATGAGGGCTGTGGAACCCCTCAAgatctgtgggtgctgtggggtggccATGAGGGCTGTGGGACCCCCCGAGATCTGTGGATGCTGTGGGGTGGCCATGAGGGCTGTGGGACCCCCCGAgatctgtgggtgctgtggggtggccATGAGGGCTGTGGGACTCCCCGAGATCTGTGGGTGCTGTCGGGGGGCTATGGGGCCCTCCGagatctgtgggtgctgaggggtggCCATGGGACCCCCCGAgatctgtgggtgctgtggggtgacCATGAGGGCTATGGGTCCCCCCAAGATCTATGGGTGCTGTGTGGTGGCTATGGGACCCCCCCGagatctgtgggtgctgaggggtggCCATGGGACCCCCCGAGAtttgtgggtgctgtggggtggccATGGGGGCTGTGGGACTCCCCGAgatctgtgggtgctgtggggtggctATGGGACCCCCCGCgatctgtgggtgctgaggggtggCCATGGGACCCCCCGAgatctgtgggtgctgtggggtgacCATGAGGGCTATGGGTCCCCCCAAGATCTATGGGTGCTGTGTGGTGGCTATGGGACCCTGCCGagatctgtgggtgctgaggggtggCCATGGGACCCCCCGCGATCtgtgggtgctatggggtggCCATGAGGGCTGTGGGACTCCCCGAGATCTGTGGGGTGGCCATGAGGGCTATGGGTCCCCCCAAGATCTGTGGGTGCTATGGGGGTGGCTGTGGGTCCCCTCTGGGGCCATGAGGACCCTCCATGAGGCCATGGGTGCTATGGGTCACCCTCAGATCTGTGGGgggtgtgtgtccccccccttCGAGCCATGGGTGCTGCCCCCCCCAATCTCCTCACCCCAAAGTAGTTTCGGGGGACGTAGCCCTCGTGGCCGTAGAGGGACCCCCACCACCATTCCTGCTCGTCGAGCGGCTGTCGGCGCAGGACGGTGACGGCGTCGCCCTCGCGGAACGACAGCTCATCGTCGCGCTCGGCGCTGAAGTCCCAGAGCGCGTAGACCACACCGCTGTtcagcacccccatcccctgctCCACCTCTGCGGGGGGCGCAGCTCAGCACCGCGCacggcaccccaaaaccccccgaAACAcccgacaccccaaaaaacagcaccaaaaaCCACCAGAAACAcccgacaccccaaaaaacagcaacaaaaccccCCCAGAGACAcccgacaccccaaaaaacagcaacaaaacccaccagaaacacccgacaccccaaaaaaacagcaccaaaacccaCCGGAAACAcccgacaccccaaaaaaacagccccaaaaaGCCCagaaccaccaaaaaaaacagCCTCAAAACCCCCCAGAAACAcccgacaccccaaaaaacagcaccaaaacccCCCCAGAAACAAccgacaccccaaaaaaacagcaccaaaacccCCAGAAACACCCGACACCCCACAAAAACAGCACTAAAACCACCCCAGAAACAcccgacaccccaaaaaacagcaacaaaaccccCCCAGAAACAcccgacaccccaaaaaacagcaacaaaacccaccagaaacacccgacaccccaaaaaacaccaacaaaaccCACCGGAAACAcccgacaccccaaaaaacagcaccaaaacccaccagaaacacccgacaccccaaaaaacagccccaaaatgcCCAGAACCACcaaaaaacagccccaaaaccccccagaaacacccgacaccccaaaaaacagcaccaaaacccaccagaaacacccgacaccccaaaaaacagcaccaaaatCCCACCAGAAACACctgacaccccaaaaaacagcaacaaaacccacCGGAAACAcccgacaccccaaaaaacaccaacaaaaccCACCGGAAACAcccgacaccccaaaaaacagcaccaaaacccaccagaaacacccgacaccccaaaaaacagcaccaaaacccCCAGAAACACCCGACACCCCACAAAAACAGCACTAAAACCACCCCAGAAACAcccgacaccccaaaaaacagcaccaaaaacccaccagaaacacctgacaccccaaaaaaacagcaccaaaaaTCCACCAGAAACAcccgacaccccaaaaaacagcaccaaaacccCCAGAACCACCAAAAAAACAGCCTCAAAACCCCCAGAAACAcccgacaccccaaaaaaacagcaccaaaaccccccagaaacacccgacaccccaaaaaacagccccaacccccccccagAAACAcccgacaccccaaaaaacagccccaaaatgcCCAGAACCACcaaaaaacagccccaaaaccccccagaaacacccgacaccccaaaaaacagcaccaaaacccaccagaaacacccgacaccccaaaaaacagcaccaaaacccCCAGAAACACCCGACACCCCACAAAAACAGCACTAAAACCACCCCAGAAACAcccgacaccccaaaaaacagcaacaaaaccccCCCAGAAACAcccgacaccccaaaaaaacagccccaaaacccaccagaaacacccgacaccccaaaaaacagccccaaaatgcCCAGAACCACcaaaaaacagccccaaaaccccccagaaacacccgacaccccaaaaaacagcaccaaaatCCCACCAGAAACACctgacaccccaaaaaacagcaacaaaacccacCGGAAACAcccgacaccccaaaaaaacagcccaaaaacccacagaaacacccgacaccccaaaaaacagccccaaaacccacccagaaacacccgacaccccaaaaaaacagccccaaaacccccagaaacacccgacaccccaaaaaacagccccaaaacccccagaaTCACCaaaaaaacagccccaaaaccccccagaaacacccgacaccccaaaaaaaacagcaccaaaacccccagaaccaccaaaaaaacagcaacaaaaccccccagaaacacccgacaccccaaaaaacagcaccaaaacccaCCGGAAACAcccgacaccccaaaaaaacagcaccaaaaccccccagaaacacccgacaccccaaaaaaacagcaccaaaacccaccagaaacacccgacaccccaaaaaacagcaccaaaacccaccagaaacacccgacaccccaaaaaacagccccaaaaccccccagaaaCACctgacaccccaaaaaaacagcaccaaaacccccagaaccaccaaaaaaacagcaacaaaacccacCGGAAACAcccgacaccccaaaaaacagcaccaaaacccaCCGGAAACAcccgacaccccaaaaaacTGCACAAAACCCCCcagaaccacaaaaaaaacagccccaaaaccccccataAACAccgacaccccaaaaaaacagcaccaaaacccaCCGGAACCACCCAAAAAACAGTCCCAAAACCCCCAGAAACAcccgacaccccaaaaaacagcaccaaaacccCCAGAACCACctgacaccccaaaaaacagtcccaaaacccccagaaacacccgacaccccaaaaaacagcaccaaaacccCCAGAAACAcccgacaccccaaaaaacagaaCGAAAACCCACCGGAACCACCCGACACCCCCaaaaaacagcaccaaaacccCACCAGAACCTcccgacaccccaaaaaaaaagccccaaaacccccagaaACACCCGACACCCAAAAAgcagccccaaaaccccccagaaacacccgacaccccaaaaaacagccccaaaacccaccagaaacacccgacaccccaaaaaacagcaccaaaacccccccagaaacaaccaacaccccaaaaaaacagcaccaaaacccaccagaaacacccgacaccccaaaaaacagcaccaaaacccaccagaaacacccgacaccccaaaaaaacagccccaaaaccccccagaaacacccgacaccccaaaaaaacagccccaaaaccccccagaaacacccgacaccccaaaaaaacagccccaaaacccccccagaaacacccgacaccccaaaaaacagcaccaaaacccCCCAGAAACACCCGACACCCaaaccccagcaccccaaaccccagcaccccaaacccccagaaccccaacATCCCAGCATCCAGAACTCCAGCACCCAAACCTTCAGAATCCAGAACCACCCGACACCCAAACCCCatcaccccaaatcccatcaccccaaatcccagcaccccaaaccccatcacCCCAAATCCCGGCACCCCAAACCCCGGCACCCCAAATCCCGGTTCCCAGACCccagaccccaaacccccagaaCCACCCGACACCCAAACCTTCCCACCCGCACACCgaccctcagccccccaaaccctcccagtccccatcgCACCCCACTATCCCATCCCAGTACCCACATCGCCTCTCCCAGTACACCTTCCAGTCTCCatatccccctcccagtccccatcgCACCCCACTATCCCATTCCCGTCTCTATATACCCTTTCTCCCAGTACCCCTCCCAGTCCTCATCCCACCCCAGTACCCCTCCCAGTACCGATTCCTTCCCACtatcccatcccagtccccatatcccctcccagtccacaTCCCACCCCAgtatcccctcccagtaccaATTCCTTCCCACtatcccatcccagtccccatatccccccatcccagtccacATCCCACCCCAgtatcccctcccagtaccGATTCCTTCCCACtaccccatcccagtccccatatcccccctcccagtccacaTCCCACCCCAGtacccctcccagtccccatatcccccctcccagtacccccccccagccgccccctccccacaccccatcAATCCCCTTCCCTAATGCCGttatcccagtgcctcccagtgcctcccagtgctcccagtaccgGTGAGGTAGCTGTAGCACTCGCTGTAGCCCTCGCGGTAGGGGTCGCACTTCTCGGCGGCGACGCTGCCGTCGCTGCTGGTGGTGGCGAAGACGGCGGCGCCGTGGCGCACCAGAGCCACGCACACGGCCGTGTCGTTGCACGAGGCCGCGCAGTgcaggggggtcctgggggaggacagaggaggggctcccagtccatcccagtatCCCATCCCAGTAACCATAGCCCTCCTCCCAGTATCCACATCACCCCAATATCCCATCCCAATATCCCATCCCAATATCCCATCCCAGTAACCATAGCCCTCCTCCCAGTATCCACATCACCCCAATATCCCATCCCAGTACCCACATCTCTCCTCCCAGTACACCTTCCCAGTACCCATCCCACCCCAATATCACCAACCATGGCTGtggggtccctgtccccaagtacccctgtccccctgtccccatgtccccatgtccccatgtccccctgtcccacCAACCACGGCTATGGGGTCTCTGTCCCAAtctccccctgtccccatgtccccgtgtcccccgtgtcccaccAGCCGTGGCTAtggggtccctgtccccctgtccccctgtccccctgtcccacCAACCATGGCTGTGggttccctgtccccatgtcccccatgtcctcatgtcccaCCAACCATGGCTatggggtccctgtccccatgtccccatgtccccgtgtcccaccAACCATGGCTATGGGgtccctgtccccgtgtccccatgtccccctgtccttgtgtccccatgtccccatgtccccgtgtccccatgtccccatgtccccatgtccccgtgtcccaccAACCATGGCTACagggtccctgtcccccatgtcccccctgtcccccatgtccccgtgtcccaccAGCCGTGCCTAcggggtccctgtcccccatgtccccatgtccccatatcccacCAACCATGGTTGTGggttccctgtccccatgtccccctgtcccacCAACCATGGCTATGGGGTCCCTGTCCCAAtctccccctgtcccccatgtatcccatgtccccctgtccccctgtcccccgtGTctccctgtccccgtgtccccctgtcccccgtgtccccgtgtccccgtgtcccaccAGCCGTGGTTAcggggtccctgtccccctgtccccctgtccccccgtgtccccgtgtcccaccAGCCGTGGTTAtggggtccctgtcccccatgtccccgtgtccccgtgtccccgtgtcccaccAGCCGTGGCTAcggggtccctgtccccctgtccccccgtgtccccgtgtccccgtgtcccaccAGCCGTGGCTACagggtccctgtcccccatgtccccatgtccccgtgtccccctgtccccctgtcccccatgtccccgtgtcccaccAGCCGTGCCTAcggggtccctgtcccccatgtccccatatccccctgtccccctgtccccgtgtccccgtgtcccaccAGCCGTGGTTAcggggtccctgtcccccctgtccccgtgtccccctgtccccttgtccccgtgtccccgtgtcccaccAACCATGGCTATAGGGTCCctctccccctgtccccctgtccccctgtccccatgtccccgtgtcccaccAACCATGGCTACagggtccctgtcccccatgtccccatgtccccatgtcccccgtgtccccgtgtccccgtgtcccaccAGCCGTGGCTAtggggtccctgtccccctgtccccatgtccccatgtccccgtgtccccgtgtccccatgtccccatgtcccaccaACCATGGCTatggggtccctgtccccatgtccccatgtccccatgtccccgtgtccccgtgtccccgtgtccccatgtcccccgtgtccccacgtcccccgtgtccccgtgtccccgtgtcccccgtgtccccgtgtcccaccAACCATGGCTATGGGGTCCCTGTCCCAAtctccccctgtccccctgtccccctgtccccgtgtccccgtgtcccaccAGCCGTGCCTAcggggtccctgtcccccatgtccccgtgtccccatgtccccatgtccccgtgtcccaccAGCCGTGGCTACGAGGTGCCtatccccaatgtccccatgtccccatgtcccccgtgtccccctgtcccccctgtccccctgtccccatgtcccccatgtccccgtgtccccgtgtcccaccAGCCGTGGTTAcggggtccctgtcccccctgtccccctgtccccccgtgtcccaccAGCCGTGGCTAcggggtccctgtccccctgtccccccgtgtccccgtgtccccatgtcccaccaGCCGTGGCTAcggggtccctgtcccccatgtccccctgtcccccatgtccccctgtccccatgtcccccgtgtccccctgtcccccctgtccccatgtcccccgtgtccccgtgtccccgtgtcccaccAGCCGTGGCTAcggggtccctgtccccctgtccccccgtgtccccgtgtccccgtgtcccaccAGCCGTGGCTACagggtccctgtcccccatgtccccatgtccccgtgtccccctgtccccctgtcccccatgtccccgtgtcccaccAGCCGTGCCTAcggggtccctgtcccccatgtccccatatccccctgtccccctgtccccgtgtccccgtgtcccaccAGCCGTGGTTAcggggtccctgtcccccctgtccccgtgtccccctgtccccttgtccccgtgtccccgtgtcccaccAACCATGGCTATAGGGTCCctctccccctgtccccctgtccccctgtccccatgtccccgtgtcccaccAACCATGGCTACagggtccctgtcccccatgtccccatgtccccatgtcccccgtgtccccgtgtccccgtgtcccaccAGCCGTGGCTAtggggtccctgtccccctgtccccatgtccccatgtccccgtgtccccgtgtccccgtgtccccatgtcccaccaACCATGGCTatggggtccctgtccccatgtccccatgtccccatgtccccgtgtccccgtgtccccgtgtccccatgtcccccgtgtccccacgtcccccgtgtccccgtgtccccgtgtcccccgtgtccccgtgtcccaccAACCATGGCTATGGGGTCCCTGTCCCAAtctccccctgtccccctgtccccctgtccccgtgtccccgtgtcccaccAGCCGTGCCTAcggggtccctgtcccccatgtccccgtgtccccatgtccccatgtccccgtgtcccaccAGCCGTGGCTACGAGGTGCCtatccccaatgtccccatgtccccatgtcccccgtgtccccctgtcccccctgtccccctgtccccatgtcccccatgtccccgtgtccccgtgtcccaccAGCCGTGGTTAcggggtccctgtcccccctgtccccctgtccccccgtgtcccaccAGCCGTGGCTAcggggtccctgtccccctgtccccccgtgtccccgtgtccccatgtcccaccaGCCGTGGCTAcggggtccctgtcccccatgtccccctgtcccccatgtccccctgtccccatgtcccccgtgtccccctgtcccccctgtccccatgtcccccgtgtcccccgtgtccccgtgtcccaccAGCCGTGGCTAcagggtccctgtccccatgtccccctgtccccgtgtccccgtgtcccaccAGCCGTGGCTACagggtccctgtcccccatgtccccatgtccccgtgtccccgtgtcccccatgtccccgtgtccccgtgtcccaccAGCCGTGGCTAcggggtccctgtccccatgtccccctgtccccgtgtccccctgtccctgtgtcccaccAGCCGTGGTTAcggggtccctgtccccctgtccccccctgtccccctgtccccctgtcccccgtgtccccgtgtccccctgtccccccgtgtcccaccAGCCGTGGCTACagggtccctgtccccccatgtcccccctgtccccctgtccccctgtccccgtgtccccgtgtcccaccAGCCGTGGCTGTCCGGGGAGTTGACGTTGGCGCCGCTGGCGATGAGGAAGTCGACGATGGGGCGGTTGGCGCCGCAGATGGCGTTGTGCAGCGCGGTGATGCCCTCGTCGTTGGGCTGACTCGGGTCGTTCAACTGGGGACAACCGCACCTGTCACCCCCGTCCCCACCGCCCCGTCCCCACTCTCCCCCACCACCCGTGTCCCCCCGACGTCACCTCGGCCACCGCCTGCTGCACCACGTCGAGCTCCCCGGTTAGGGCGGCGTCGAGGAGCAGCACCAACGGGTTGAGGCGCACGTGGGCTCCGGGGCGCCTGCGGGGCCACGATGGGTCACGAAGGGCCGAGCGACGCTcctggaggggacaggggacaccatggggacctCCTGGAGCAACCACGGAGCTTGGGAACCTCCAGGAGAATCCATGGACTTTGAGAACCTCATCCTGGAGCAACCATGGGACCTCGATGACCCCACGGAGGAGCAAGCATGGAGCttggggacctccaggagaaCCCATGGACCTTGAGAACCTCATCCTGGAGCACCCATGGATGTTAGGAACCTCCAGAAGCAACCGTGGGACCTTGATGACCCCATTGAGGAGCAACCATGGACCTTAAGAACCTTCTGGAGCAGCCACTAAGCTTAGGGATCCCACTGAGGAGCAACCGTGGAGCTTGGAGACCCCGTCCTGGAGCACCCATGGgccttgaggacctccaggagaatCCATGGACCTTGAGAACCTCATCctggagcacccatgggacctcaATGACCCCACGGAGGAGCACGCATGGAGCTTGGGGACCTCcaggagcacccatgggacctcaAGGACCCCACTGAGGAGCACGCATGGAGCTTGGGGACCTCCTGAAGAACCCATGGACTTTGAGAACCTCATCctggagcacccatgggacaTCAATGACCCCACGGAGGAGCATGCATGGAGCTGGGGACCTCCTGAAGAACCCATGGACTATGAGAACCTCATCCTGGAGCAACCATGGgccttgaggacctccaggagaacCCATGGACTTTGAGAACCTCATCctggagcacccatgggacctcaATGACCCCATGGAGGAGCAAGCATGGAGCTTGAGGACCTCCTGAAGAACCCATGGACTATGAGAACCTCATCctggagcacccatgggacctcaATGACCCCACGGAGGAGCAAGCATGGAGCTTGAGGACCTCCTGAAGAACCCATGGACTTTGAGAACCTCATCctggagcacccatgggacaTCAATGACCCCACGGAGGAGCAAGCATGGAgcttgaggacctccaggagaatCCATGGACTTTGAGAACCTCATCctggagcacccatgggacctcaATGACCCCACGGAGGAGCACGCATGGAGCTGGGGACCTCCTGAAGAACCCATGGACTATGAGAACCTCATCctggagcacccatgggacctcaATGACCCCACGGAGGAGCAAGCATGGAGCTTGGGGACCTCCTGAAGAACCCATGGACTTTGAGAACCTCATCCTGGAGCACCCATGTgccttgaggacctccaggagaacCCATGGACTTTGAGAACCTCATCctggagcacccatgggacctcaATGACCCCACGGAGGAGCAAGCATGGAGCttggggacctccaggagaaTCCATGGACATTGAGAACCTCATCCTGGAGCTCCCATGTgccttgaggacctccaggagaatCCATGGCCGTTGAGAACCTCACCCTGGAGGTTTTCCAGGAGCTGGAGGTCCTCCAGGAACACGCGTTGCCCGTGGGCCGCTCGCACTCAccggggcgggcgcggggctTCCCGGCGCCGCGGTTCCTTGCGTTTCGGAGCGCGGTTCGGCCTCGGTGACCTCGGCGACGTCGTCGGTCTCCGTCCGGTGGAGGAGGCGCGGGATGAGGTGCCGGTAGAGCCGTGTCCGTGCCGGCGGCGGCGC
The Cuculus canorus isolate bCucCan1 unplaced genomic scaffold, bCucCan1.pri scaffold_147_arrow_ctg1, whole genome shotgun sequence DNA segment above includes these coding regions:
- the LOC128850656 gene encoding relA-associated inhibitor-like; this encodes PGVTTSVPSPGSALPLPADSCPPDPFPLPPEVAERPLSPTRLQPVLPAEARRDPALGELARVLAEMPRPLKRRGSQELRAPPPARTRLYRHLIPRLLHRTETDDVAEVTEAEPRSETQGTAAPGSPAPAPERRSALRDPSWPRRRPGAHVRLNPLVLLLDAALTGELDVVQQAVAELNDPSQPNDEGITALHNAICGANRPIVDFLIASGANVNSPDSHGWTPLHCAASCNDTAVCVALVRHGAAVFATTSSDGSVAAEKCDPYREGYSECYSYLTEVEQGMGVLNSGVVYALWDFSAERDDELSFREGDAVTVLRRQPLDEQEWWWGSLYGHEGYVPRNYFGLFPRVRPQRKKI